One Fusobacterium sp. IOR10 genomic region harbors:
- the tyrS gene encoding tyrosine--tRNA ligase: MNNVYNVLKERGYLKQFTDEENIKKLLSNKKVTFYIGFDPTADSLHVGHFIAMMFMAHMQKFGHRPIALIGGGTAMIGDPSGRTDMRTIMTKETITHNVSCIKKQMEKFIDFSDGKAILANNADWLLDLNYIDFIRDIGSCFSVNKMLGAECFKSRMETGLSFLEFNYMLMQGYDFYVLNKKYNCKMELGGDDQWSNIIAGINLVRKKSQETVYGMTCTLLTNSEGKKMGKTAKGALWLDPEKTTPYEFYQYWRNIDDNDVEKCLSLLTFIPMDEVKRLSSLKDAEINKAKVILAYEITKMIHGEEEAEKAKSAAEALFGQGKNMDDVPKIEIPKEKIGSSLLDILAEYGVIKTKSEGRRLIQQNGMSVDGEKIKDVHFLLEENIFNDGEILVKMGKKRFQKIILK; this comes from the coding sequence ACTGCAGATAGTTTACATGTTGGACATTTTATAGCAATGATGTTTATGGCACATATGCAAAAATTTGGGCATAGACCAATTGCTTTAATAGGTGGGGGAACTGCTATGATTGGAGATCCTAGTGGGAGAACTGATATGAGAACAATTATGACTAAAGAGACTATAACTCATAATGTTTCTTGTATAAAAAAACAGATGGAAAAGTTTATTGATTTTTCTGATGGAAAAGCAATCTTAGCAAATAACGCAGATTGGTTGTTAGATTTGAATTACATTGATTTTATAAGGGATATCGGATCATGTTTTTCTGTAAATAAAATGTTAGGAGCTGAATGTTTTAAATCTAGAATGGAAACAGGATTATCATTTTTAGAATTTAATTATATGTTAATGCAAGGATATGACTTTTATGTTTTAAATAAAAAATATAATTGTAAAATGGAGCTTGGTGGAGACGATCAATGGTCTAACATAATAGCTGGAATAAATTTAGTTAGAAAAAAAAGTCAAGAAACAGTTTATGGAATGACTTGTACATTATTAACTAATAGTGAAGGAAAAAAAATGGGAAAAACAGCAAAAGGAGCACTATGGCTTGATCCTGAAAAAACAACACCTTATGAATTTTATCAATATTGGAGAAATATAGATGACAATGATGTTGAAAAATGTCTATCTCTATTAACTTTTATTCCTATGGATGAAGTAAAAAGATTATCTTCATTAAAGGATGCAGAAATAAATAAAGCAAAAGTAATTTTAGCATATGAAATAACAAAAATGATTCATGGAGAGGAAGAAGCTGAAAAAGCAAAATCTGCTGCAGAAGCTTTATTCGGTCAAGGTAAAAACATGGATGATGTACCTAAAATAGAAATTCCAAAGGAAAAGATAGGTTCTTCTTTATTAGATATACTAGCAGAATATGGAGTTATAAAAACTAAAAGTGAAGGAAGAAGATTGATTCAACAAAATGGAATGTCTGTTGACGGTGAAAAAATAAAAGATGTTCATTTTTTATTGGAAGAAAATATTTTTAATGATGGAGAAATATTGGTGAAAATGGGAAAGAAAAGATTTCAAAAGATAATTTTAAAATAA